In a genomic window of Nyctibius grandis isolate bNycGra1 chromosome 4, bNycGra1.pri, whole genome shotgun sequence:
- the RD3L gene encoding protein RD3-like: protein MPFFGWMKWSKNDSYKPARYPGSEVVTKTLLRELKWHLKERERLVQEIENEQKVQKTGMDYNWLKNYQNPQATIPATEQRQLEVLCSQIQPCQTGTVLSRFREVLAENDVLPWEIVYIFKQVLKDFLTTIARENQQDQLVTARNTNCSEHFSRHGDSSNKSDKDEIPTVSSYVDKTTQSMFPTFSHRIWNLPYYYPSS from the exons atgccattttttggGTGGATGAAATGGTCAAAAAATGATTCCTACAAACCTGCAAGATATCCTGGATCAGAAGTAGTTACAAAAACCCTACTGAGGGAATTGAAATGGCACTTGAAAGAACGTGAAAGATTAGTGCAAGAGattgaaaatgaacaaaaagtcCAGAAGACTGGCATGGATTACAACTGGTTGAAGAACTACCAAAACCCTCAAGCAACAATTCCAGCTACTGAGCAACGGCAGCTCGAAGTTCTGTGTTCACAAATCCAGCCTTGCCAAACAGGAACTGTTCTCAGCAG ATTTCGTGAAGTTTTGGCAGAAAATGATGTTTTACCTTGGGAAATAGTCTACATATTCAAGcaagttttaaaagattttcttaCCACCATTGCAAGAGAAAACCAACAAGACCAACTGGTAACTGCACGGAATACAAATTGCTCTGAACATTTCAGCCGGCATGGAGACAGTTCTAATAAATCAGACAAAGATGAAATCCCCACGGTTTCAAGTTATGTCGACAAAACCACACAAAGCATGTTTCCCACCTTCTCTCACAGAATCTGGAATCTACCCTATTACTACCCGTCAAGTTAA
- the ATP5MJ gene encoding ATP synthase subunit ATP5MJ, mitochondrial, whose protein sequence is MVQTMLPKSWRAMKFYFTTVYQEIWVGVALTAYVYYKISYGGKKAVADKSSGAGHH, encoded by the exons ATGGTGCAGACCATGCTTCCAAAGTCATGGAGAGCCATGAAATTCTACTTCACTACCGTGTATCAAGAAATATGGGTTGGTGTAGCATTAACAGCTTACGTCTATTACAAAATTTCATATGGTG gcaaAAAAGCAGTGGCAGATA AGTCCTCTGGTGCTGGCCATCATTAA